A region of Magnetospirillum sp. WYHS-4 DNA encodes the following proteins:
- a CDS encoding DUF86 domain-containing protein, with protein MTRDFSAYLRDMLEYGRLAEKFVEGMKLQDFLDDSKTQFAVTRALDVIGEAARKVPADLRDRYPKIPWRRIVAMRNILAHDYLGIRADRVFETVTVFVPELDRELAAALKEIEVA; from the coding sequence ATGACCCGCGACTTCTCGGCTTATCTGCGCGATATGTTGGAATATGGGCGGCTGGCCGAAAAATTTGTCGAGGGGATGAAACTTCAAGATTTTCTGGACGATTCCAAGACGCAGTTTGCCGTGACGCGGGCGCTTGATGTCATCGGAGAGGCCGCCCGCAAGGTTCCGGCGGACCTGCGCGACCGTTATCCGAAGATTCCGTGGCGTCGGATCGTGGCGATGAGGAATATTCTTGCCCATGACTATCTGGGTATCCGAGCAGATCGGGTTTTCGAGACGGTAACGGTTTTCGTTCCGGAGCTGGATCGGGAATTGGCGGCTGCCCTGAAGGAAATCGAGGTGGCATGA
- a CDS encoding nucleotidyltransferase family protein, which translates to MRTLETILADLRAMQPRLRERYPIRAMGVFGSYVRGEQTEDSDLDLLVELGDGMTLIDLAGLQIELSEALGVEVEMVEREALRPRLAAHVMSEVVTV; encoded by the coding sequence ATGCGGACTCTCGAAACCATTCTTGCCGATCTGCGCGCGATGCAACCCCGCTTGCGAGAACGCTATCCCATTCGGGCCATGGGCGTGTTCGGCTCCTACGTCCGGGGAGAGCAAACGGAAGATAGCGATCTCGATCTCCTGGTCGAACTTGGGGACGGCATGACCCTGATCGACCTTGCGGGCCTGCAGATCGAACTCAGCGAAGCCCTCGGCGTCGAAGTGGAGATGGTGGAACGGGAAGCGTTGCGCCCCCGCCTCGCGGCCCATGTGATGTCCGAAGTCGTGACCGTATGA
- a CDS encoding aspartate carbamoyltransferase catalytic subunit, giving the protein MNPFLHRHLLGIEGLTRPEISFLLDRSEAYVEQNRGVDKKKALLTGRTVINLFFEASTRTRTSFELAAQRLGADVINMSVSSSSVKKGETLIDTAMTLNAMHPDALVVRHGDSGAVKLLSEKVNCAVLNAGDGAHEHPTQALLDAVTIRRRKGELENLRVAICGDIAHSRVARSNIHLLTTMGARVRLIAPKTLIPSKIENLGVEVFHDMHKGLAGCDIVMMLRLQTERMHSNYFPSIREYFHFFGLDYEKLAAAKPDALIMHPGPMNRGVEIDSEVADDIGRSAIREQVEIGVAVRMAVLEALLAPPREGGA; this is encoded by the coding sequence ATGAATCCCTTTCTGCATCGGCACCTGCTCGGCATCGAGGGGCTGACGCGGCCGGAAATCTCGTTCCTGCTGGACCGTTCGGAAGCCTACGTAGAGCAGAACCGCGGGGTCGACAAGAAGAAGGCCCTGCTTACGGGCCGCACGGTCATCAACCTGTTCTTCGAGGCTTCCACCCGGACCCGTACCTCCTTCGAACTGGCGGCCCAGCGCCTGGGCGCCGACGTCATCAACATGTCGGTGTCTTCCAGTTCGGTGAAGAAGGGCGAGACCCTGATCGACACCGCCATGACCCTGAACGCCATGCATCCCGACGCCCTGGTGGTGCGCCACGGCGATTCGGGGGCGGTGAAGCTGCTGTCCGAGAAGGTCAACTGCGCGGTCCTGAACGCCGGCGACGGGGCGCACGAGCATCCCACCCAGGCGTTGCTGGACGCGGTGACCATCCGCCGGCGCAAGGGAGAATTGGAGAATTTGCGGGTCGCCATCTGCGGCGACATCGCCCATTCGCGGGTGGCGCGCTCCAACATCCACCTGCTCACCACCATGGGCGCGCGGGTGCGCCTGATCGCGCCCAAGACCCTGATCCCTTCCAAGATCGAGAACCTGGGCGTCGAAGTCTTCCACGACATGCACAAGGGCCTGGCCGGCTGCGACATCGTGATGATGCTGCGCCTGCAGACGGAACGCATGCACAGCAACTACTTTCCCTCCATCCGCGAATATTTCCACTTCTTCGGCCTGGATTACGAGAAGCTGGCGGCGGCCAAGCCGGACGCGCTCATCATGCATCCCGGGCCCATGAACCGCGGCGTCGAGATCGATTCGGAAGTGGCCGACGACATCGGCCGGTCGGCGATTCGCGAGCAGGTGGAAATCGGCGTCGCGGTGCGCATGGCGGTGCTGGAAGCCCTGCTGGCGCCGCCAAGGGAGGGGGGCGCCTGA
- a CDS encoding [protein-PII] uridylyltransferase → MTRIRNPRALIDRKALVARLEELAGWSGWSAKTRPQVLDIFKEVLASGRAEVRRRFEEDKVTGPEATRAQAYLMDQLIRTVLDFSVQHVYPVANPTKGEQLSAAAIGGYGRGELAPFSDIDLMFILPYKSTPHTEQVVEFILYMLWDLGLKVGHSTRSVDDVLRLARSDQTIRTSVLEARWLWGDDALFKDFKKRFQAEIVATTGREFVESKLGERDSRHSRMGDTRYVLEPNIKEGKGGLRDLQTLFWIAKYLYQVEEVDQLVAKGVLTPEDARRFAKAETFLWTVRCHLHYVAGRPEERLTFNVQEEIGRRMGYRDRAGSRGVERFMKHYFLVAKDVGDLTRILCAVLEEDNKKRRFKLPGLSFLKRNLPGLRVAGGRVSIDDEAALKKDPLLILRLFHEAQRLQIDIHPHALRMVTQNLGLVDARLRDDGEANRLFLEMLCDLPEPEEALKRLNEADVFGRFIPDFGRVVAQMQYDMYHVYTVDEHTIRAIGVLSRIASGAMEGDCAVACEAIKEIESLRALSVAVLLHDIAKGRGGDHSELGAQVARKLGPRLGLTDWEIETVSWLVLHHLVMSATAFKRDISDAKTIADFVERVQSPERLRMLLVLTVADIMAVGPNVWNSWKGNLLKDLYYESLAAMTGGLPTAHRSARVEQAKLALRARLESWAEADVERHLALGNLNYWLSFDTATHVQHAGLVRRAAEEGRELLIESRADVARDATEVIIYAPDHPGLFAQIAGAMALGGANIVEARITTLNNGMALDTFLVQDAGAHAAIDDEPRMKRLCASIESALSGTRHLRKELAEAIHKMLPSRTQVFTVPPRVLVDNEASRQFTVIEVNGRDRPGFLYDVTRACTDLGLQIASARISTYGERAVDVFYVKDVYGLKVDGEEKLERIRKRLLLAVAPEA, encoded by the coding sequence ATGACCCGAATCCGCAATCCGCGCGCCCTCATCGACCGCAAGGCCCTGGTCGCCAGACTCGAAGAGCTGGCGGGCTGGTCCGGCTGGTCGGCCAAGACCCGGCCACAGGTGCTGGACATCTTCAAGGAGGTGCTGGCGTCGGGCCGCGCCGAGGTCCGCCGCCGCTTCGAGGAAGACAAGGTCACCGGCCCCGAGGCCACCCGCGCCCAGGCCTACCTGATGGACCAGCTGATCCGCACCGTCTTGGATTTTTCCGTCCAACACGTCTATCCGGTGGCCAATCCCACCAAGGGCGAACAGTTGTCGGCCGCCGCCATCGGCGGCTACGGGCGGGGCGAGTTGGCCCCCTTTTCCGACATCGATCTGATGTTCATCCTGCCCTACAAGTCGACGCCCCATACCGAGCAGGTGGTGGAGTTCATTCTCTACATGCTCTGGGACCTTGGGCTGAAGGTGGGGCATTCGACGCGGTCGGTGGACGACGTCTTGCGCCTGGCCCGATCCGACCAGACGATCCGCACCAGTGTGCTGGAGGCCCGCTGGCTGTGGGGAGACGACGCCCTGTTCAAGGACTTCAAGAAGCGCTTCCAGGCGGAAATCGTCGCCACCACCGGCCGCGAGTTCGTGGAAAGCAAGCTGGGCGAGCGCGATTCGCGCCATTCCCGCATGGGCGACACCCGCTACGTCCTGGAACCCAACATCAAGGAAGGCAAGGGTGGCCTGCGCGATCTGCAGACCCTGTTCTGGATCGCCAAGTACCTCTACCAGGTGGAGGAAGTGGACCAGTTGGTCGCCAAGGGCGTGCTGACGCCGGAGGACGCCCGGCGCTTCGCCAAGGCGGAGACCTTCCTCTGGACCGTGCGCTGCCACCTGCATTACGTGGCCGGTCGGCCTGAGGAACGGCTCACCTTCAACGTCCAGGAGGAAATCGGCAGGCGCATGGGCTATCGCGACCGCGCCGGCTCGCGGGGCGTCGAACGCTTCATGAAGCACTACTTCCTGGTCGCCAAGGACGTGGGCGACTTGACCCGCATCCTCTGCGCCGTCCTGGAGGAGGACAACAAGAAGCGCCGCTTCAAGCTGCCGGGCCTGTCCTTTCTCAAGCGCAACCTGCCGGGGCTAAGGGTGGCCGGTGGACGGGTGTCCATCGACGACGAGGCGGCCCTGAAGAAGGACCCGCTGCTCATCCTGCGTCTGTTCCACGAAGCCCAGCGCCTGCAGATCGATATCCATCCCCACGCGCTGCGCATGGTGACCCAGAACCTCGGCTTGGTGGACGCCCGCCTGCGCGACGACGGGGAAGCCAACCGGCTGTTCCTGGAAATGCTCTGTGACCTGCCCGAGCCCGAGGAAGCCCTGAAGCGGCTGAACGAGGCCGACGTCTTCGGCCGCTTCATCCCCGACTTCGGCCGGGTCGTGGCCCAGATGCAGTACGACATGTACCACGTCTACACGGTGGACGAGCACACCATCCGCGCCATCGGGGTCCTGAGCCGTATCGCCTCGGGGGCCATGGAAGGCGATTGCGCCGTGGCCTGCGAAGCCATCAAGGAAATCGAATCCCTGCGCGCCCTTTCGGTCGCCGTTCTGCTGCACGACATCGCCAAGGGCCGGGGCGGCGACCATTCGGAACTGGGCGCCCAGGTGGCCCGCAAGCTGGGGCCCCGCCTGGGGTTGACCGACTGGGAGATCGAGACGGTGTCCTGGCTGGTGCTGCACCACCTGGTCATGAGCGCCACGGCCTTCAAGCGCGACATCAGCGACGCCAAGACCATCGCCGACTTCGTGGAGCGGGTGCAATCGCCGGAACGGCTGCGCATGCTGTTGGTCCTGACGGTCGCCGACATCATGGCGGTGGGGCCCAACGTCTGGAATTCCTGGAAGGGCAACCTGCTGAAGGACCTTTATTACGAATCCCTGGCGGCGATGACCGGCGGCCTGCCCACCGCCCACCGTTCGGCCCGGGTCGAACAGGCCAAGCTGGCGCTCAGGGCCCGATTGGAAAGCTGGGCCGAGGCCGACGTGGAGCGCCACCTGGCGCTCGGCAACCTGAACTACTGGCTGAGCTTCGACACCGCCACCCACGTCCAGCATGCCGGCCTGGTGCGCCGCGCCGCCGAGGAAGGCCGGGAACTGCTGATCGAAAGCCGCGCCGACGTGGCCCGCGACGCCACCGAGGTCATCATCTACGCCCCCGACCATCCGGGCCTTTTCGCCCAGATCGCCGGCGCCATGGCCCTGGGCGGCGCCAACATCGTCGAAGCGCGCATCACCACGCTCAACAACGGCATGGCCCTGGACACCTTCCTGGTCCAGGACGCCGGCGCCCACGCGGCCATCGACGACGAACCCCGGATGAAGCGCCTCTGCGCCTCCATCGAAAGCGCGCTCAGCGGCACCCGGCACCTGAGGAAGGAACTGGCCGAAGCCATCCACAAGATGCTGCCCAGCCGCACCCAGGTCTTCACCGTGCCGCCCCGGGTGCTGGTCGACAACGAGGCCAGCCGCCAGTTCACCGTCATCGAGGTCAACGGCCGCGACCGGCCGGGATTCCTCTACGACGTGACGCGGGCCTGCACCGACCTGGGCCTGCAGATCGCCTCGGCGCGGATTTCCACCTACGGCGAACGGGCGGTGGACGTCTTCTACGTCAAGGACGTCTACGGCCTGAAAGTGGACGGCGAGGAAAAGCTGGAACGCATACGCAAGCGTCTACTCCTGGCCGTCGCGCCGGAGGCGTGA
- the purU gene encoding formyltetrahydrofolate deformylase, whose translation MAETSEKTDRRSQRFILTISCPDTVGIVAAVSGFLTDNDAFITESSHFGDPTSKRFFMRTVFATSALTPSVEELAKKFSRIAERFQMVWGLHDADRRERVMILVSKFDHCLNDLLYRYRTGELKIDIPAIVANHPDLEHLARWHEVPFHHLPVTPETKDDQETRIWEMIQDLEIDLVVLARYMQILSPRMCERLRGRAINIHHSFLPSFKGAKPYHQAHARGVKVIGATAHYVTTDLDEGPIIEQGVERVDHTFTPETLVAVGRDIENMTLSRAVRYHVEHRVLLNGAKTVVLK comes from the coding sequence ATGGCCGAGACGAGCGAGAAGACCGACCGCAGGAGCCAGCGCTTCATCCTCACCATCTCCTGCCCGGACACGGTAGGCATCGTGGCGGCGGTATCGGGGTTCCTGACCGACAACGACGCCTTCATCACCGAGTCTTCCCACTTCGGCGATCCGACATCGAAGCGCTTCTTCATGCGCACCGTCTTCGCCACCTCGGCGCTCACGCCGTCGGTGGAGGAATTGGCCAAGAAGTTTTCCCGCATCGCCGAGCGCTTCCAGATGGTCTGGGGCCTGCACGACGCCGACCGGCGCGAGCGGGTGATGATCCTGGTCTCCAAGTTCGACCACTGCCTGAACGATCTGCTGTACCGCTATCGCACGGGCGAGTTGAAGATCGATATCCCGGCCATCGTCGCCAACCATCCCGACCTGGAACATCTGGCGCGCTGGCACGAGGTGCCGTTCCACCACCTTCCGGTCACCCCGGAAACCAAGGACGACCAGGAAACCCGCATCTGGGAAATGATCCAGGACCTGGAGATCGATCTGGTGGTGCTGGCCCGCTACATGCAGATTCTCAGCCCGCGCATGTGCGAACGGCTGCGCGGCCGGGCGATCAACATCCATCATTCCTTCCTGCCGAGCTTCAAGGGCGCCAAGCCCTACCACCAGGCTCACGCCCGCGGCGTCAAGGTGATCGGCGCCACCGCCCATTACGTGACCACCGACCTGGACGAGGGCCCGATCATCGAACAGGGCGTGGAACGGGTGGACCATACCTTCACCCCCGAGACCCTGGTGGCGGTGGGCCGCGACATCGAGAACATGACGCTCTCGCGTGCCGTGCGCTACCACGTGGAACATCGGGTCCTGCTGAACGGCGCCAAGACGGTGGTGCTGAAGTAG
- a CDS encoding prolyl oligopeptidase family serine peptidase, with protein sequence MKRLVMFILLLSGAAQAAERGEPTIKVGEETRAYLLHVPASAPKENRPLVVAFHGGGTSAAVMEHFSGLSEKADAAGFVVAYPEGSGRVNRVLTWNAGACCGHAAERKADDVAFAAALIDELIAKVRVDPRRVYVTGMSNGAMMAYRVAAELPERVAAVAAVAGGLEIDPAAVRVPMPVLHFHGTADEYAPYKGGKGGRSGLGHAHRPVAETVATWVKVNGAEPFVVSVALADHDRNDGTRVVRHEHAAGKAGVEVVLYEIQGGGHTWPGRARREALLGATSMDVSANDAIWEFFSRHHKP encoded by the coding sequence ATGAAACGCTTGGTCATGTTCATCCTGCTGCTGTCCGGCGCCGCCCAGGCGGCCGAGCGGGGCGAGCCGACGATCAAGGTCGGCGAGGAGACGCGGGCCTATCTGCTGCACGTGCCCGCCAGCGCGCCCAAGGAAAACCGCCCGCTGGTCGTCGCCTTCCACGGCGGCGGCACCAGCGCCGCGGTGATGGAACATTTCTCCGGCCTGTCGGAAAAGGCCGATGCCGCCGGCTTCGTCGTCGCCTATCCGGAAGGCAGCGGCCGGGTCAACCGGGTGCTGACCTGGAACGCCGGGGCCTGCTGCGGCCATGCCGCGGAAAGGAAGGCGGACGACGTCGCCTTCGCCGCGGCGCTGATCGACGAACTGATCGCCAAGGTCCGGGTCGATCCCCGGCGGGTCTATGTCACCGGCATGTCCAACGGCGCCATGATGGCCTACCGGGTGGCGGCCGAACTGCCCGAGCGCGTCGCCGCCGTGGCCGCCGTGGCGGGCGGGCTGGAAATCGACCCGGCCGCCGTGCGTGTCCCCATGCCGGTGCTGCATTTCCACGGCACCGCCGACGAATACGCGCCCTACAAGGGCGGCAAGGGGGGGCGGTCGGGACTCGGCCATGCCCATCGCCCGGTGGCGGAAACCGTCGCGACCTGGGTCAAGGTCAACGGCGCCGAACCCTTCGTGGTCTCGGTGGCGCTCGCCGACCACGACCGGAACGACGGCACCCGGGTGGTGCGCCACGAACATGCCGCCGGCAAGGCGGGGGTCGAGGTGGTGCTCTACGAGATCCAGGGCGGCGGCCATACCTGGCCCGGCCGGGCGCGGCGCGAAGCCCTGCTGGGGGCGACATCCATGGACGTCTCGGCCAACGACGCGATCTGGGAGTTCTTTTCCCGCCACCACAAGCCGTGA